From one Anguilla rostrata isolate EN2019 chromosome 12, ASM1855537v3, whole genome shotgun sequence genomic stretch:
- the LOC135235993 gene encoding ATP-sensitive inward rectifier potassium channel 1-like, translated as MFPSVQKRVREYLAARRIHRTRLVTKDGRCNIEFGNVLYSNHFALLVDFWTTFVEIRWRYVLLIFTASFAGSWFLFSLLWYWIAKSNGDLQWQHPPKNHTRCVDNIHGLTSAFLYSLETQTTIGYGGRALTEHCGGAITLLIVQSILGAVINCFLCGVILAKISLPKKRAKTITFSDMAVICPKRDGLCLRIRVANLRKTLLIGSQIYGKMLRTTVTPDGETIIMDQVNIDFVVDAGKDNLFFVCPLTLTHVIDKTSPFFEMAVDTLHKQEFELVVFLDGTAESTSSSCQVRTSFIPQEIQWGYNFLPIISRTKEGKYRVDFSNFSKTVPVATAHCAYCFHNEKGHHHHHQNPGVENQGFEVIDINDQ; from the coding sequence ATGTTTCCGTCTGTCCAGAAGCGTGTCCGTGAATATTTGGCAGCCCGGCGGATCCATAGAACACGTCTGGTGACCAAGGATGGCCGCTGCAACATCGAATTTGGCAATGTGCTGTACAGCAACCACTTTGCCCTCCTGGTGGACTTCTGGACCACATTCGTGGAGATCCGCTGGCGTTACGTGCTGCTAATCTTCACCGCTTCCTTCGCTGGAAGCTGGTTCCTCTTCAGCCTACTCTGGTACTGGATCGCCAAGAGCAACGGGGACCTCCAGTGGCAGCACCCACCAAAAAACCACACCCGCTGCGTGGACAACATCCATGGGCTAACCAGCGCATTCCTCTACTCCCTGGAGACACAAACGACCATTGGCTATGGTGGACGAGCCTTAACAGAGCACTGCGGAGGTGCTATTACCCTGCTCATAGTCCAGTCCATCCTCGGAGCTGTTATCAactgcttcctgtgtggagtcATCCTGGCTAAGATCTCCCTTCCTAAGAAGAGGGCCAAGACCATCACATTCAGCGATATGGCTGTCATCTGCCCCAAGCGGGACGGCCTGTGCCTGCGGATCCGGGTGGCTAACCTCCGCAAGACCCTTCTGATCGGGAGCCAGATCTATGGCAAGATGCTGAGGACCACGGTCACACCAGATGGTGAGACCATCATCATGGACCAGGTCAACATTGACTTTGTAGTGGATGCTGGTAAGGACAACCTGTTCTTTGTCTgcccactcacactcacccatgTCATCGACAAGACCAGCCCTTTCTTTGAGATGGCTGTGGACACGCTCCACAAGCAGGAGTTTGAACTGGTGGTCTTCCTAGATGGCACTGCCGAatccaccagctcctcctgccagGTGCGCACTTCTTTCATCCCCCAAGAGATACAGTGGGGCTACAACTTCTTGCCCATAATCTCCCGCACCAAGGAGGGAAAGTACCGGGTGGACTTCTCCAACTTCTCCAAGACGGTGCCTGTGGCGACTGCTCACTGTGCCTACTGTTTCCACAATGAAAAaggccaccaccaccaccaccagaaCCCAGGTGTAGAAAATCAAGGCTTTGAGGTGATCGACATAAATGACCAGTAG
- the LOC135235994 gene encoding Friend leukemia integration 1 transcription factor-like, translated as MHSGKGPPAVTQSMSKTPEQQQRTQPDPYQILGPTSSRLANPGSGQIQLWQFLLELLSDSANAGCITWEGTNGEFKMTDPDEVARRWGERKSKPNMNYDKLSRALRYYYDKNIMTKVHGKRYAYKFDFHGIAQALQPHPTESSVYKYPSDLAYVPPYHAHQQKVNFVSPHPPSMPVSSSNFFGPTAPYWSSPAGGIYPNPNVPRHPNSHVPSHLGSYY; from the exons ATGCACAGTGGAAAAG gCCCGCCGGCGGTCACACAGAGCATGTCCAAGACTcctgagcagcagcagaggaCACAGCCAG ATCCCTACCAGATCCTGGGCCCCACCAGTAGTCGGTTAGCTAACCCAG gttCGGGTCAGATCCAGCTGTGGCAGttcctgctggagctgctgtcGGACAGCGCCAACGCCGGCTGCATCACGTGGGAGGGCACCAACGGCGAGTTCAAGATGACGGACCCGGACGAGGTGGCGCGGCGCTGGGGCGAGCGCAAGAGCAAGCCCAACATGAACTACGACAAGCTGAGCCGCGCGCTGCGCTACTACTACGACAAGAACATCATGACCAAGGTGCACGGCAAGCGCTACGCCTACAAGTTCGACTTCCACGGCATCGCCCAGGCGCTACAGCCCCACCCCACGGAGTCCTCGGTCTACAAGTACCCCTCGGACCTGGCCTACGTGCCCCCCTACCACGCCCACCAGCAGAAGGTCAACTtcgtctccccccaccccccctccatgcCCGTCAGCTCCTCCAACTTCTTTGGACCCACCGCCCCCTACTGGAGCTCGCCGGCAGGGGGGATCTACCCAAACCCCAACGTGCCCCGCCACCCCAACTCTCATGTGCCGTCCCACCTGGGCAGCTACTATtaa
- the LOC135235995 gene encoding Friend leukemia integration 1 transcription factor-like isoform X2 gives MDGTIKEALSVVSEDQSLFEPPYAAAAPLPKADMTASGAQDYGQPHKINPLPPQQEWISQPVRVNVKREYDHINGSRESPVDCSVGKCNKLAGGTDGSQMNYGSYMDEKNGPPPNMTTNERRVIVPAGESTTHLCFLQYSSQTIRNRCHINEV, from the exons GAGGCGCTGTCAGTGGTGAGCGAAGATCAGTCTTTGTTCGAGCCGCCatacgctgctgctgctcctctccccAAGGCTGACATGACTGCATCGGGCGCACAGGACTACGGACAGCCCCACAAGATCAACCCCTTACCCCCACAGCAAGAGTGGATCAGCCAGCCCGTACGCGTCAATGTCAAGCGGGAATATGACCACATTAATGGATCCAG GGAGTCCCCGGTCGACTGCAGTGTGGGGAAATGCAATAAACTGGCGGGCGGGACGGACGGCTCTCAGATGAACTACGGGAGCTATATGGATGAAAAAAATGGACCACCCCCAAACATGACCACCAATGAGAGGCGGGTCATCGTTCCTGCAGGTGAGAGCACCACCCACCTGTGCTTCTTGCAGTATTCCTCACAAACAATCCGAAATAGATGCCATATAAACGAGGTATAA